CAAGGTCGCGCTCAAACGAAGAAAATGTTCCCGTCGTTTGTTCAAAATTTCCGTAACTGCGCGTGTACTCAAGGTTATAATACAGCTCACACGAGAAATTCGACTCAATTTCTATGTGATACTCATTCAAGTCCCCGTCAATATCAAAACCGCTGTCTACTCCACTTACCCAGCTTTGGCCTGCACCGATGATCATAGTTGGCCCAGTAGAGTCATGATGATCAGCCTGTAGCGGCCCGGCTAAACCCAGCACACATAAGGCTGACGCGATAAAGGAAGGGAGCATCAATCTACTTCTCATAATATCTCCATCTATTGTTTGGTCGTTTACACTAGCTCTCTGATACGATGCGAGTCCCTTCACAAGAATGGTGGCAAGACTTAGTACGGGCTCCTGAGGATGACGCCTCAGTTTCAAGCCCCAAACACCGAATACGTCAGTACCCTACTATCACTCAGCACAGCCGTCACCTGTAAAAATAAAGCTCCAACTCGCTCTAGATTCAAAGGAAGCGCTAGTACAGCGGGAACAGGGCTTCTTCATCTCTTTGTGGTATGCTTCACTCAAAACGCATAGGCAAACACTCGCTTCACTCCGATGGATACACTCGACTTTCTTGATATGCTCATTCGAACCCTCGGCGCATTACACGCGGCAGTCGCTGTATTCTATGTTCGAAACTCACGAGGAGCTATCGCTTGGGCGGGTGGACTCCTCTTTTTACCCTATCTTACACTGCCTCTTTTTTGGGCTTTTGGTCCTCGCCGCTTCTTCAACTACAGAAAAAAGATTCTACAGGCGGGCGCAATATACGAGCAGGGGCGGGGAAATGCGCTCTCTGGGGGAATGCATCATGGCGACCATCACTTTTCACTACCGCCCCCCTTCGAAGATGACCAGCTCTTCTTCCAACGTCTCAGTGGAGGAGAGTTCTGTACTGGTAACCGTATCGACGTGTTTCGAAGTGGTGAAGAGTACTTTTCAACTCTCCTGGCAGAAATCGAAAAAGCTCGAGAGTATATCTTTCTCCAGTTTTATATTGTTCGAGCAGATGAGGCAGGCAATGAACTCGCAGAACTCCTCGCAAAGAAATCAGGAGAAGGAGTTCGCATATACTTCCTCTTTGACCAGATTGGCTCAGCCTGGCTCTCTAGAAAATATATAAAGCGTCTGAGAGCAGCAGGGGTTCATATCGAGTCCTTTCGCACCAATCGTTGGTTTCGAAACCCGTTTCTCTTAAATTTCAGAAATCATCGAAAAATTGTTGTTTGCGATTCGAAAGTAGCCTTCATCGGGGGCTCAAATATTGGGCGAGAGTACTTTCAGCTTACCCGTCGCTTCAAAAGGTGGCGAGATACCGATATCCAGATCCGCGGACCTGTGATTGCTGACATACAACGCTCCTTC
Above is a genomic segment from bacterium containing:
- the cls gene encoding cardiolipin synthase encodes the protein MDTLDFLDMLIRTLGALHAAVAVFYVRNSRGAIAWAGGLLFLPYLTLPLFWAFGPRRFFNYRKKILQAGAIYEQGRGNALSGGMHHGDHHFSLPPPFEDDQLFFQRLSGGEFCTGNRIDVFRSGEEYFSTLLAEIEKAREYIFLQFYIVRADEAGNELAELLAKKSGEGVRIYFLFDQIGSAWLSRKYIKRLRAAGVHIESFRTNRWFRNPFLLNFRNHRKIVVCDSKVAFIGGSNIGREYFQLTRRFKRWRDTDIQIRGPVIADIQRSFEKDWFWATEQRLPGIHTSCEPAEENLSVIAIPTGPVSELDEGSLLFHHLITLSQKRVWIASPYLVPDSGIIQALQLAVLRGVDVRILLPTIWDHPLVSLATAFYAREMVTSGARVYRYQPGFMHQKALLIDEDFSLVGTPNLDNRSLHINFEIALLVHGRDFAKKCEEMLEDDFKNSVELTEERFLRESQAFVLATRFARLFSPLL